The Medicago truncatula cultivar Jemalong A17 chromosome 4, MtrunA17r5.0-ANR, whole genome shotgun sequence genome includes a region encoding these proteins:
- the LOC11441700 gene encoding CBL-interacting serine/threonine-protein kinase 1: MVILNLGKKQNKKKLHSGEGVRLGKYELGRILGEGNFGKVKFARNTDSGQPYAIKIIDKNKIIDLNITNQIKREICALKLLRHPNVVKLYEVLASKTKIYMVLEYVTGEELFDKIASKGKLPEGEGRKLFQQLIDGVSYCHSKGVFHRDLKLENVLVDAKGNLKITDFGLSALPQQFRADGLLHTTCGSANYVAPEILANRGYNGASSDVWSCGVILYVVLTGFLPFDDRNLAVLYQKVLKGDFQKPKWLSAGAQNIIKRILDPNPKTRITMAEIKEDLWFKEGYNQAYHEDEEDGVYVDDQAFNIHELSHEEEKSSSQSPIRINAFQLIGMSSCLDLSGFFEKEDVSERKIRFTANLSAKVLMEKIEDSVTEMEFRVQKKNGKMKVMQENKDHKTLGSLSVIIEVFEISSSLYVVELRKCYGDASVYRQLCKKLLNDLGVPHEKH; the protein is encoded by the exons ATGGTGATATTGAACCTTGGGAAGAAGCAGAATAAGAAGAAGTTGCATAGTGGAGAAGGAGTGAGACTTGGAAAATATGAGTTGGGTAGGATTCTTGGTGAGGGCAATTTTGGTAAAGTTAAGTTTGCTAGGAACACTGATTCTGGACAACCTTATGCTATTAAGATTATTGATAAGAACAAGATCATTGATCTCAATATCACAAACCAG ATAAAGAGGGAAATATGTGCCTTGAAGCTCCTAAGGCATCCCAATGTTGTTAAATTATACGAG GTCTTAGCtagcaaaacaaaaatttacatgGTACTTGAGTACGTGACAGGAGAGGAGTTATTTGACAAAATA GCTTCCAAGGGTAAACTTCCTGAAGGTGAAGGTAGAAAATTGTTCCAACAGTTGATTGATGGTGTGAGCTACTGCCACAGTAAAGGTGTCTTCCACAGGGATCTCAAG cttgagAATGTACTTGTGGATGCCAAAGGGAATCTAAAGATAACTGATTTTGGTCTTAGTGCTTTACCCCAACAATTTAGG GCAGATGGGTTGTTGCATACAACATGTGGAAGTGCAAATTATGTTGCACCAGAGATTCTTGCTAATAGGGGCTATAATGGTGCATCATCAGATGTATGGTCATGTGGGGTTATCTTGTATGTAGTCTTAACAGGATTCCTACCTTTTGATGATAGAAATCTTGCAGTTCTCTACCAGAAG GTTTTGAAAGGAGATTTTCAGAAACCAAAATGGTTATCAGCTGGTGCACAAAACATTATAAAGAGGATTCTTGATCCCAACCCTAAAACCAGAATAACAATGGCGGAGATCAAAGAAGATTTGTGGTTCAAGGAAGGATATAATCAAGCATATCATGAGGACGAGGAAGATGGTGTATATGTTGACGATCAAGCCTTTAACATCCATGAATTG TCacatgaagaagaaaagagtAGTTCACAATCACCAATTCGTATCAATGCATTTCAGTTGATAGGGATGTCTTCATGCCTAGACCTCTCTGGCTTTTTTGAGAAAGAG GATGTATCTGAGAGGAAGATAAGGTTTACAGCAAATCTTTCAGCCAAAGTTCTGATGGAGAAAATTGAAGATTCTGTGACAGAAATGGAATTTAGAGTTCAAAAGAAAAATGGCAAA ATGAAAGTGATGCAAGAGAACAAGGATCATAAAACTCTTGGCAGCCTCTCAGTGATAATAGAG GTTTTTGAAATAAGTTCATCATTGTATGTAGTAGAGTTAAGGAAGTGTTATGGAGATGCCTCTGTATATAGACAG TTATGCAAGAAGTTATTAAATGATCTCGGTGTTCCCCACGAAAAGCACTAG